One Spinacia oleracea cultivar Varoflay chromosome 4, BTI_SOV_V1, whole genome shotgun sequence DNA segment encodes these proteins:
- the LOC110803723 gene encoding uncharacterized protein: protein MSIITTPSQPEIEQETEPLKLTYRQQRRLDQAALRLKFPGRKRRGPTRGIKYAPKGMNSEEKVTVTFLDELRRVVGEKANEFICDCSNWVEEFCPLNSVNWAKMDPDQKQRLYDKILGKYNLPEKVGGANVVEALSFQCSILYRHWRFRLKEAHYRGKTKAQARANKPPTVDKEAWRISKINTENKLRLTETPANGSRSTARICYDMMNEPPVFSTQDLEGSSEPVEVEQEPIYLRLFEKTKKHKKKDGGSGWEPIAEKNYEELKKLHEAQIEEHGKDTLNVKDAYIKVLKPKSGYVRGLGSGARPPKKGRNGENNERVELSTQVNTLSASNEELRVSNEQLKGSNEELKASNEELKAEFSRMNKEAIEREQKLREDMLKMFEDMRNNGSKTSS, encoded by the exons ATGTCAATCATCACAACACCATCTCAACCGGAAATCGAACAAGAAACCGAGCCACTGAAGTTGACTTACCGTCAGCAACGGAGACTTGATCAAGCTGCTCTTCGGCTTAAATTTCCTGGCCGCAAGAGGCGTGGGCCTACGAGGGGCATAAAATATGCTCCCAAAGGGATGAATTCTGAAGAAAAGGTTACAGTCACTTTCTTGGATGAGCTTCGACGTGTGGTTGGGGAAAAGGCAAATGAGTTCATATGTGATTGTAGCAATTGGGTGGAGGAGTTttgtcccttaaactctgt GAATTGGGCTAAAATGGATCCAGATCAAAAACAAAGGTTGTATGACAAAATTCTG GGGAAGTATAATTTACCCGAGAAGGTTGGTGGTGCTAATGTAGTTGAAGCATTGAGCTTTCAATGTTCTATTTTATATAGACATTGGAGATTCAGGCTCAAGGAAGCACATTATAGAGGCAAGACAAAGGCACAGGCAAGAGCCAATAAACCTCCGACTGTTGATAAGGAAGCATGG CGTATTAGCAAAATTAATACAGAGAACAAGCTAAGGCTAACGGAAACACCAGCCAATGGTTCAAGGTCTACAGCAAGAATATGCTATGACATG ATGAATGAGCCACCTGTGTTTTCCACGCAAGATCTTGAAGGATCATCAGAACCTGTTGAAGTGGAACAAGAACCCATCTATCTCAGATTGTTTGAGAAGACCAAAAA gcataagaaaaaggatggaGGTTCTGGTTGGGAGCCAATTGCTGAAAAAAATTATGAAGAACTCAAAAAACTTCATGAAGCTCAGATTGAGGAACATGGTAAGGATACGCTCAATGTCAAAGATGCTTACATTAAGGTTTTAAAACCTAAATCTGGGTATGTACGAGGACTTGGTTCTGGAGCTCGGCCACCTAAAAAAGGTAGAAATGGAGAGAACAATGAACGAGTGGAGCTCTCTACCCAAGTTAACACACTTAGTGCATCAAATGAGGAGTTGAGAGTATCAAATGAGCAGCTTAAAGGATCTAATGAAGAGCTTAAAGCATCCAATGAGGAGCTTAAAGCAGAATTTTCTAGAATGAACAAAGAAGCTATTGAACGTGAACAGAAACTGAGAGAAGATATGCTGAAAATGTTCGAGGACATGAG GAACAATGGATCAAAAACATCGTCCTAA
- the LOC130459767 gene encoding uncharacterized protein translates to MEKNIAITLCKLERIFIPAFFDVMIHLPIHLATEARLAGPVHYRWMYRFERAMRTFKLFVRNKAHPEAPIANGYIEMECLTFCSRYMSKIETIFNRPDRNDDISHSQPCNLSIFSITGKTLGKTSLRQMTVEERREAQLYALFNCDKAQPFLTEYENEPISQKIDLCKWFENRIAKLWKEEDPRVTEELLCLARGPMKKVVSFDGYVINGFRFHTRKRQRNRKTQNSGVVVKGDEESGQKDFYGILEEVVVLEYDALKNRSSPKIVLFKCKWFDVFDEERGIKKGNLGAVLINVHRRLKTNESFALASQIEQVFYVACHNEPQWRFVIKANPRNFFDFPNDEDAQEMESLWEHAQSHVPNYEDKQDGDIPLVRNDVEFEVVDAPIVDDDHMNEIDGEHEENEDDEASEDEFFDTESILQDFDNDLDDEGSQSDSSTDSPTSE, encoded by the exons ATGGAAAAAAACATAGCAATCACCTTATGCAAGTTGGAACGCATATTCATTCCTGCTTTTTTTGATGTGATGATACATCTTCCTATACACTTGGCTACTGAAGCTAGACTAGCAGGGCCTGTACATTATCGTTGGATGTATCGCTTTGAAAG ggCAATGCGAACATTTAAGTTATTTGTGCGGAACAAAGCTCACCCGGAAGCTCCAATTGCTAACGGGTACATTGAAATGGAATGTTTGACATTTTGCTCGAGATATATGTCTAAGATTGAGACGATATTCAATCGCCCTGATCGAAATGATGACATTAGCCATTCTCAACCGTGTAACTTGTCCATCTTCTCTATAACGGGAAAGACTTTGGGGAAGACTAGTCTAAGACAAATGACTGTTGAAGAGAGACGAGAAGCTCAACTTTATGCATTGTTTAACTGTGATAAAGCACAACCTTTCTTGAC TGAGTATGAAAACGAGCCGATCTCTCAAAAAATTGACCTTTGCAAGTGGTTTGAAAATAGA ATTGCAAAGCTTTGGAAAGAAGAGGATCCTAGAGTTACCGAAGAGTTGTTGTGTTTAGCACGTGGACCGATGAAAAAAGTTGTCTCTTTTGATGGATACGTCATTAATGGATTTAGATTTCACACCAGAAAACGGCAAAGAAATCGAAAAACTCAAAATAGTGGTGTAGTTGTGAAAGGGGACGAGGAAAGCGGACAAAAGGATTTCTATGGGATTTTAGAGGAGGTTGTTGTGCTAGAGTATGATGCCTTAAAGAATCGAAGTAGTCCCAAAATTGTGTTGTTTAAGTGTAAGTGGTTTGATGTGTTCGATGAGGAAAGAGGGATCAAAAAAGGTAATTTAGGAGCAGTGCTTATCAATGTTCATCGGAGGTTGAAAACCAATGAGTCATTTGCATTAGCTTCTCAAATTGAGCAAGTGTTCTATGTAGCTTGTCATAATGAACCGCAATGGAGATTTGTTATTAAAGCTAATCCACGAAACTTTTTCGATTTCCCTAATGACGAAGATGCTCAAGAAATGGAATCATTATGGGAACATGCACAATCACATGTACCCAACTATGAAGATAAGCAAGATGGAGATATCCCTTTAGTGAGAAATGATGTTGAATTTGAGGTGGTTGATGCTCCTATTGTAGATGATGATCATATGAATGAAATAGATGGTGAACATGAGGAGAATGAAGATGATGAAGCAAGTGAGGATGAGTTTTTCGATACAGAGTCTATCTTGCAAGATTTTGACAATGATCTTGATGACGAGGGATCTCAAAGTGACAGCTCTACTGATTCACCAACTAGTGAATGA
- the LOC110803718 gene encoding uncharacterized protein, producing the protein MSQTESNITSGEAETLVEAALRVLNTADPFEKAKLGDAVACKWLQGIISQPYHSSTDLQIPDRPARPANVKLLSPSLMPKLGKAGSLHSRQAIIHSLVHTESWAIDLSWDIIARFGKQEAMPREFFTDFVKVAQDEGRHFSLLAIRLGELGSSYGALPAHDGLWDSAIATSNDLLARLAIEHCVHEARGLDVIPTTIARFRNGGDDKTADLLETVIYPEEITHCAAGVRWFKYLCLRCTNRSPNEESGIKQVEDDDAVIQKFHTTVRTFFRGPLKPPFNVEARRAAGFVPEWYEPLAVKELEASP; encoded by the exons ATGAGCCAAACCGAGTCAAACATCACGAGTGGCGAAGCGGAAACATTAGTAGAAGCAGCATTGCGAGTGTTGAACACAGCAGACCCCTTTGAGAAGGCTAAACTTGGTGACGCTGTTGCTTGCAAATGGCTTCAAGGCATCATTTCTCAACCTTACCATTCTTCTACCGACCTTCAAATCCCTGATCGCCCAGCACGTCCCGCCAAT GTCAAGTTGTTGTCCCCAAGTCTTATGCCCAAGTTGGGTAAAGCTGGCAGCCTTCATAGCCGTCAAGCAATTATACACAGTCTTGTGCATACTGAGAGTTGGGCCATTGACTTATCATGG GATATTATTGCTCGTTTTGGCAAACAAGAAGCAATGCCAAGGGAATTCTTCACAGATTTTGTTAAAGTTGCACAGGATGAAGGTAGACACTTCAGCCTTCTTGCTATCCGCCTTGGGGAACTGGGCTCTTCTTATGGAGCTTTGCCGGCCCACGATGGTCTATGGGACTCAGCGATTGCAACATCAAATGATCTTTTGGCACGGTTAGCAATTGAACATTGTGTCCATGAG GCTAGGGGACTTGATGTGATACCAACAACCATTGCTCGTTTCCGCAATGGGGGTGATGATAAAACAGCAGATTTACTAGAAACTGTGATTTATCCTGAGGAGATCACTCACTGTGCTGCCGGGGTAAGATGGTTCAAATATCTTTGCTTGAGATGTACAAATCGTTCTCCTAATGAAGAGAGTGGAATCAAGCAAGTTGAGGATGATGATGCAGTCATTCAGAAGTTCCATACAACAGTTAGAACTTTTTTCAGAGGGCCTTTGAAGCCACCTTTCAATGTAGAAGCAAGGAGAGCTGCTGGATTTGTCCCTGAATGGTATGAACCACTTGCTGTCAAAGAGCTAGAGGCTTCTCCCTAA